In Arthrobacter sp. QXT-31, one genomic interval encodes:
- a CDS encoding adenylate kinase, which yields MLIIGPPGSGKGTQAERISERLGVVAISTGDIFRANVKGETPLGVEAKKYMDNGDFVPDSVTNKMVRDRLSEADVEDGFLLDGYPRTTAQVDYLDQILANGDQKLDVVLQLTADDEELVHRLLGRAKETGRSDDNEAVIRHRLDLYHEQTEAVVAKYAERGILTQVDGIGQIDEVTDRVMQAIKEAQAA from the coding sequence ATGTTGATTATCGGACCACCGGGTTCGGGCAAGGGCACGCAGGCGGAACGCATCTCTGAACGCCTCGGCGTTGTTGCGATCTCCACCGGCGACATCTTCCGCGCCAACGTCAAGGGCGAGACGCCGCTCGGCGTCGAGGCCAAGAAGTACATGGACAACGGGGATTTCGTTCCGGACAGCGTGACCAACAAGATGGTGCGCGACCGCCTCAGCGAGGCCGACGTCGAAGACGGCTTCCTCCTGGACGGCTACCCGCGCACCACTGCCCAGGTTGACTACCTGGACCAGATCCTGGCCAACGGCGACCAGAAGCTGGACGTCGTCCTGCAGCTCACCGCCGATGACGAGGAACTCGTGCACCGCCTGCTGGGCCGCGCAAAGGAAACCGGCCGCAGTGACGACAATGAAGCCGTCATCCGCCACCGCCTGGACCTCTACCACGAGCAGACCGAGGCTGTTGTGGCCAAGTATGCCGAACGCGGCATCCTGACCCAGGTGGACGGCATCGGCCAGATCGACGAGGTCACCGACCGCGTGATGCAGGCCATCAAGGAAGCTCAGGCCGCCTGA
- the map gene encoding type I methionyl aminopeptidase: protein MAFGQPRIEYKTNAQMRTMHEAGLVLSRALDAAVAAAAPGVTTRQLDEVFAAVLLEAGAKSNFLGYHGFPASICTSVNEEVVHGIPGEKVLQDGDIISIDGGAIVNGWHSDSARTVIVGTPDPEDQRLSDVTEAAMWHGIAGLANGKFVGDIGAAIDDYVSSVPGKPLGILEDYVGHGIGSEMHMAPDVLNYRTSHRGPKIRPGLCLAIEPMLVRGGIETAVLEDDWTVVTTDGKRSCQWEHSVAVHEKGIWVLSAPDGGAEKLAPLGVVPVPIPN, encoded by the coding sequence ATGGCATTCGGCCAGCCACGGATTGAATACAAGACCAACGCCCAGATGCGCACCATGCATGAGGCCGGGCTCGTCCTGAGCCGCGCGCTCGACGCCGCCGTGGCCGCAGCAGCCCCGGGCGTCACGACCCGGCAGCTCGACGAGGTCTTCGCGGCGGTGCTGCTGGAAGCGGGCGCCAAGTCCAACTTCCTGGGCTACCATGGGTTCCCCGCCAGCATCTGCACGTCCGTCAACGAGGAAGTGGTGCACGGCATCCCGGGCGAGAAGGTCCTGCAGGACGGGGACATCATCTCCATCGACGGCGGCGCGATCGTCAACGGCTGGCACTCCGACTCCGCCCGGACCGTCATCGTGGGAACACCGGACCCGGAGGACCAGCGTCTCTCCGACGTCACCGAGGCCGCCATGTGGCACGGCATCGCCGGCCTGGCCAACGGCAAGTTCGTTGGCGACATCGGCGCGGCCATTGACGACTATGTCTCCTCGGTGCCGGGCAAGCCCCTCGGCATCCTCGAAGACTACGTCGGCCACGGCATCGGCTCGGAGATGCACATGGCCCCCGACGTGCTGAACTACCGCACCAGCCACCGCGGCCCGAAGATCCGGCCTGGCCTGTGCCTGGCGATCGAGCCGATGCTGGTGCGGGGCGGCATCGAGACGGCGGTTCTGGAGGACGACTGGACAGTGGTCACCACCGACGGCAAGCGCTCATGCCAGTGGGAGCACTCTGTGGCCGTGCACGAGAAGGGCATCTGGGTCCTCTCGGCGCCTGACGGTGGCGCCGAGAAGCTCGCGCCCCTCGGCGTGGTGCCGGTCCCGATCCCCAACTGA
- a CDS encoding P1 family peptidase, whose amino-acid sequence MEATEESRAQGKITDVPGIRVGHQQKSDGGWLSGVTVVLPPAGTVGSVDVRGGGPGTHETDALDPTTLVSTVDAVVLTGGSAYGLVTAHGAQRWCEEQGRGFAVTGGVVPIVPAAAIFDLGRGGDFNARPDAEMGYAAAAVAGSQAEGHEVECGSVGAGTGAVMGRGKYKGGVGTASVTLENGVVVGALAVVNAVGLPLVGPAETQTGDFAAFNQRDLSAPTFNTTLVVVATDAVLDAAEGKRTASAAHAGLARALNPSHTLADGDTVFCLATGARELDRSTEAARQISLITLQSAAADVVRLAILDGVSSAQPVTTPAGEFGAYPGNVR is encoded by the coding sequence ATGGAAGCGACTGAGGAGAGCCGGGCGCAGGGCAAGATCACCGACGTGCCCGGGATCCGGGTGGGACACCAGCAGAAGTCCGACGGCGGGTGGCTGAGCGGCGTGACCGTGGTCCTGCCCCCTGCGGGGACAGTGGGTTCGGTGGACGTGCGCGGGGGAGGGCCCGGCACCCATGAGACCGACGCGCTCGACCCCACGACGCTGGTGTCCACGGTGGACGCCGTGGTCCTTACCGGTGGCAGCGCCTACGGGCTGGTGACCGCGCACGGCGCCCAGCGCTGGTGCGAGGAGCAGGGCCGGGGCTTCGCCGTCACTGGCGGGGTGGTGCCCATCGTTCCCGCCGCCGCCATCTTCGACCTCGGCCGCGGCGGCGACTTCAACGCCCGCCCGGACGCGGAGATGGGTTACGCGGCAGCCGCAGTGGCCGGCTCACAGGCGGAGGGGCACGAGGTCGAATGCGGCAGCGTGGGGGCCGGCACCGGAGCGGTCATGGGACGCGGGAAGTATAAAGGGGGAGTCGGGACAGCATCCGTCACCCTGGAGAACGGGGTGGTGGTCGGGGCGCTGGCTGTAGTGAACGCCGTGGGCCTGCCGCTGGTTGGGCCTGCTGAAACCCAGACCGGAGATTTCGCCGCGTTCAATCAGCGGGATCTATCCGCCCCGACCTTCAACACAACCCTGGTGGTCGTCGCCACGGACGCGGTGCTGGATGCGGCCGAGGGCAAGCGCACCGCCTCGGCTGCGCATGCCGGCCTGGCCCGGGCGCTGAATCCGAGCCACACCCTGGCCGACGGGGACACGGTGTTCTGCCTCGCTACCGGAGCCCGGGAGCTGGACAGGAGTACGGAAGCCGCCCGGCAGATAAGTCTCATTACCCTGCAGAGTGCGGCAGCCGACGTCGTACGTTTGGCCATCCTGGACGGGGTCAGCAGCGCGCAGCCGGTGACGACTCCTGCGGGCGAATTTGGTGCATACCCGGGCAATGTGCGCTAA
- the infA gene encoding translation initiation factor IF-1, producing the protein MAKKDGVIEIEGVVTEALPNAMFRVELTNKHVVLAHISGKMRQHYIRILPEDRVVVELSPYDLTRGRIVYRYK; encoded by the coding sequence ATGGCCAAGAAGGACGGGGTCATTGAGATCGAGGGCGTAGTGACTGAGGCGCTGCCCAACGCGATGTTTCGTGTTGAGCTCACCAACAAGCACGTCGTCCTGGCACACATCTCTGGAAAGATGCGCCAGCACTACATCAGGATTCTCCCTGAGGACCGCGTAGTGGTGGAGCTGAGCCCTTACGACCTGACACGTGGTCGTATCGTCTACCGCTACAAGTAA
- the rpmJ gene encoding 50S ribosomal protein L36, giving the protein MKVKPSVKQICEKCKVIRRNGRVMVICENPRHKQRQG; this is encoded by the coding sequence ATGAAGGTCAAGCCGAGCGTCAAGCAGATCTGCGAAAAGTGCAAAGTGATCCGCCGTAACGGCCGGGTCATGGTGATCTGCGAGAACCCGCGCCACAAGCAGCGCCAGGGCTAA
- the rpsM gene encoding 30S ribosomal protein S13, whose product MARLAGVDIPREKRLEIALTYIYGVGKTRAHETLAATGISADVRVKDLTDAQLVELRDYIEGNYKVEGDLRREVAADIRRKVEIGSYEGLRHRKGLPVRGQRTKTNARTRKGPKRTVAGKKKAR is encoded by the coding sequence ATGGCTCGTCTCGCTGGCGTAGACATTCCCCGCGAAAAGCGGCTGGAAATTGCGCTTACTTACATCTACGGCGTGGGCAAGACCCGTGCACACGAAACCCTGGCTGCCACCGGCATCAGCGCTGACGTTCGGGTCAAGGACCTGACGGACGCGCAGCTGGTCGAGCTGCGTGACTACATTGAAGGCAACTACAAGGTTGAGGGTGACCTTCGCCGCGAAGTGGCAGCAGACATCCGCCGCAAGGTTGAGATCGGCAGCTACGAAGGCCTGCGTCACCGCAAGGGCCTGCCCGTACGCGGTCAGCGTACGAAGACCAACGCTCGTACCCGCAAGGGCCCGAAGCGCACCGTCGCCGGCAAGAAGAAGGCCCGCTAA
- the rpsK gene encoding 30S ribosomal protein S11, with translation MPPKTRGAVRKPRKKDKKNIALGQAHIKSTFNNTIVSITDPTGAVISWASAGEVGFKGSRKSTPFAAQMAAEAAAKRAQEHGLKKVDVFVKGPGSGRETAIRSLQAAGLEVGSIQDVTPAAHNGCRPPKRRRV, from the coding sequence ATGCCCCCGAAGACTCGTGGCGCGGTTCGCAAGCCGCGTAAGAAGGACAAGAAGAATATCGCGCTTGGCCAGGCGCACATCAAGAGCACGTTCAACAACACCATCGTGTCCATCACGGACCCGACCGGTGCTGTGATCTCCTGGGCTTCCGCCGGTGAGGTTGGATTCAAGGGCTCCCGTAAGTCCACCCCGTTCGCTGCGCAGATGGCTGCCGAAGCTGCCGCCAAGCGTGCACAGGAGCACGGCCTGAAGAAGGTTGACGTGTTCGTCAAGGGACCGGGTTCCGGACGCGAAACCGCGATCCGTTCGCTGCAGGCTGCCGGCCTCGAGGTTGGCTCCATCCAGGACGTCACCCCCGCCGCCCACAACGGCTGCCGTCCGCCGAAGCGCCGCCGCGTCTAA